The Ahaetulla prasina isolate Xishuangbanna chromosome 7, ASM2864084v1, whole genome shotgun sequence genome segment aaccattcagttagcgaccattcaaagttacaacatcactgaaaaagaagtgacttcccaccagtcctcgcacttatgaccgcatggtcacgtgatcaaaattcggccccttggcaactggcatgtacttacgacagttgcgctctcttggagtcatgtgatccccgtttgcaatcttcccagtcgGACTcggacgagcaaagtcaaggagggaagccggatttgcttaaggacttgcataattcacttaacaacgctagAGATTGGCTTTAACAACTGTGTGCAAATGGGTCAGAAAAATGGGCGCGACTCACTTAACGGCGTCCTTACTTAGCCACGGAAATCCTGGTCCCAATTTTGTGGTTAttggttgaggattacctgttttCTGGTTCTTACAACTATAGTAATCTGGAACAACACGATATGTTCtcatgtatgtgtttgtgtgcatgtatgtttTGCCGATCCAGTGTACAATAATCAGATCATCACtaggacacaaacacacacacacacacacacacacacacacacacacacacagagtatatatcatatttttcagactataagatgcacctaaatttagaagagaaaaacaacaacaaaaagtggtTTTGCCTCCTTCTTTCggcccttttccagcctttttccagcctgttttgggggcttttttcggcctgtttttaggcttttttcggcccattttcaaggcttttggggcccattttcaaggcttttttcagcccatttttgggcctttttcagcctgttttcagggctttttttggcccattttcaaggcttttttcggcctgtttctTTGGCTTAGGGGGCCCAATTTTGAGGCTTTtggggcccatttttgaggcttttttcagcccgtttttggggcttttttcagcctgtttttaggcttttttcggcctgttttttcAGCTTTTGGGGCccatttttgaggtttttttcagtctgtttttaggcctgttttcagggctttttttggcctgttttcggggctttttttggcctgtttttttggcttttggggcccattttcaaggctttttcagcctgtttttggggcttttttcagcccgttttctaggcttttttggCTCATTTTCTAGGCATTTTTGGCTTGTTTTGGGGactttttgggggccattttcaaggcttttggggcccatttttttccagcccatttttggttttttttttagccttttgaggcttttttcagcccattttctaggctttttttggctcgtttttgaggctttttttggcttgTTCTTGgagcttttttggcctgtttttaagGCTTTTGGGGGGCCGTTTTCAAGGATTTgggggcccatttttgaggcttttttcagcctgttttcagagcttttttcagcccattttcgggGCTTTTTTGGGCccgttttttttccagaaaaaatatatataaatatagaacgaATATTCACACCTGGTTgtcctttttaaaattctgcttcTTTTTATTCTTACTTAACTCTTCTttctaaaatggaagaagaagaagaagaaaacaacatctcCTTTCTTTGTATCATGCCACACAGACTTTGAGGCAAAGAGGTTAACTTagatgtgtttttttcccccagtgagaCTTCTGGATAAAAAATATCCTAGCAatgttgcctttaaaaaaaaatatgaaatcatcTTCCATaagaaaggggctttttcaaaagacaactggactttcttggttttgcttgaagatgtttcacttctcatcgcaagaagcttcttctgttctgaccggatggaaggatttatttttcttgcagtcatagaatagaatagaatagaatagaattttttattggccaagtgtgattggacacacaaggaatttgtcttggtgcatatgctctcagtgtacataaaagaaaagtgttAGTACTCTTCTTGAGAATCGTTGAGGCCGCTCGGAGGTTTGTCTgttccctcagggtcacctgagtaacgaaaatggatgtggagctttcttggaactgctgtgttgtagactggagatcgaTGATGTCGTATCTGTTCAATTTTgacctagatggcctctttgacctctctttcaaaccagcggtcctctctgtccagaatgtggacttcaaGAGcggcctttgtctttcaaatacagatggactgctgaatcttatcctgatgggtttgttctcttaTGTtgcatctgtcgtgtcccactcctccgctgacggccgggtcagggaaatccgaatcaggcgtgcctctgcagctctgccaaagtcctagcaaagttctcaaggcaggcaggagaccagaaagtgacttcagcaagatatgttcgactttgcctgactcagagaatgccagaaagcaggtcctttatataggccatggggtgtggctccatgactcagcacttatccaggcctgcccctcccttccttctgacgccgccgcctatcaattcttctgaagcgagggtcactccagtcggcagctgttggtaattgacttccctcaggctcacatgctgtggggaaggggaggagtctagttgctccgtttgcctgggcatggagccagggctggggccgggaggtgcttcctcctcctcagcctgtctgggcatggagccagggctggggccgggaggcatactaggacattcctcagcgttcggaagcagataagaaggccccggctgcggtgagagcgggcaagacacaacagcgtcATGCGTTTGTGAgatggctgttttgtttccccaacgtACAGAACTGTATATGCCTTACTACATTGTAGTGCATATATCAaatgcacaacataggagaacaatcccatctgcatttgaaagacgaAGGCCACTCTTTTCAGGACagtaaagtccacattctggacagagaggaccgctggtttgaaagaggggtccaagaggccggctatgtcaaaattgaacagaccTCTCTCGATAGAGAAGAAAGGATACGACACCCATCtacctccagtctacaacacggtcctgtcaacagttccaagaaggctccacacccatttgcgctATTCAGGTGACtccgagggcacagataaacctccaagtggcctcaatgactctcaagaagagtactaatgaccagatgactgcaaaaaatataaatctttccattccccaccattcagttagaactgaagaagcttcccggatgagaagcaaaatcaagaaagtcccagttgtcttttgaaaaaaaaaaaacctttgagacaactgtgacctggatgatcaAGAATTTCCATAGATCTCTTCCATAACAGTTGAGTCTAAACCAACGCGAGTTACTAACCTCTCTGATTCTGTGTCTCGACTAAAACCACGTCAGAATCTGCCCCTGGGTGTGGCTAAGAATTTCTACTTCATCCCATATTTGTATAAGCAGAAACTACCCGGCCTACACAGACCACAATGAGTACAAATCCAGCAAGCCTCTCTACGCGTCTGTACGGAAGTCAGACCAACTCACCAATAGTAGTGGAAACGTCACGTTTTACCGACACTCCGCGTAGGACAGCCAAGCCAACACCCGATAGCCTTGGGTCAACAGTGACAGCTACCCCAGAGGGTGGACGGTTGACTCCGGGCACGATTTCCAAAAGCGTAACCCCCTCCCCGAGAACGACGCCATTTTCCCCAGACGAAAGTAGCAAGACGCAGTGGACGCCACGCCAGATTACGTCTGCGCCCTCCGAGGGACCCCCTGGAAATGTCACAGAGCCATCCGATACGAGCGTTTTGCAGAAAATTACAGGTTTGTTCCAGGCCATGGATGCATGTTCCTAACAACAGCCTTCTGTAGCGTGTCTGCATTAACCCTTCGCGGCGCGAGTGTCCTCTTAGTTTGAAGAATTGGATGTTCCCCAGGTGGATGTGTTTCCCTTCACCTTGTTGTACCACtagaagagagtatttgtagctcagctgTGGGGGCCtgggtgctctctcagcttgggtggtattctggcagacgtttcatgacccaattagggaacatcatcagtgctagaagggagtggggtttgtggagggaaggagaaggaaaaggggacaaggaggaggagatggaggagatggaggagaaagagaagaaagagggaggaggaggagatggaggagaagaaagagatggggcaggaggaggaggaggaggaggagaaagatggaACGAGAAGAAAGAGATGGAGCAGGAGGAggtggagcaggaggaggaggagaaagtgggaggaggaagagatggagcaggaggagaaggaaaaaagggaggagaaggaggcggaggaggaagatgaaggaggaggaggaggagaaagagaagaaagaggaggaggaggagatggaggagaagaaagagatggggcaggaggaggaggaggagaaagatggaacaagagaagaaagagatggggcaggaggaggaggaggagaaagatggaacaagagaagaaagagatggagcaggaggaggaggtggaggtggagcaggaggaggaggaggagaaagtgggaggaggaagagatggagcaggaggagaaggaaaaaaagggaggagaaggagacggaggaggaagatgaaggaggaggaggaggaggagaaagagaagaaagagggaggaggaggagatggaggagaagaaagagatggagcaggaggaggaggaggagaaagtgggaggaggaagagatggagcaggaggagaaggaaaaaaagggaggagaaggagacggaggaggaagatggaggaggaggactgtgggttccttggtgctttctgagcttgtttctttgtggacgtttcatgacccacctaGGTAACATTCACAGGGCTACAAGAGAAAGCAGTttgaggagtggaggaggaggtgaaggagaagaggaagaaggaaggaaggaagggaaggaaggaaagaagaatatgAGTCATGAGTTAGTtgtcaagtgtccgaattttaatcatgtgaccatgggggttctgtaacagtcgtaagtttgaaaaacaatcATGGTTCCTACTTACGATGGTTACGGGGTCACGGGATCCTCCTTTTACGACCTTTAGACAAGCAaaactcaatggagaagccagattcacttcacagctgcactgattcacttaacaacggtggcaagacagATGGtagaatagggcaaaactcacttaattgtctcggttagcaacagaaattttgggttcaattgaggTCACAAGTCGAGGAAAGAAACTTATCCTTGGGGAGAAGCTGGGAAAATGGACTGTCAGGatgaacttattttattttatttatttatttatttatttatttatttatttatttatttatttatttatttatttatttatttatttatttatttatttttcgcatttttatgccgccctatctccctagggactcagggcggttcacagccagaataaaacatacatataaatacaggataaaacaacaattaaaaaacttattaaataaggccggatatttaaaatagaaatacaaataataaaaccccattaaaaccaaattcaaaatttaaaaattctagtccagtcctgcgcaaataaacagatgtgtcttaagctcgcggcggaaggttcgaaggtcaggaagttggcgaagtcctgggggaagttcgttccaaagggtgggggcccccacagaaaaggcccttcccctgggtgtcgccagtcggcactgcctggctgacggcaccctgaggagtccctccctgtgagagcgcacgcgtcggtgggaggcattcggtagcagcagacggtcccgtaagtaacccggccctatgccatggagcgctttgaagatagttaccaaaaccttgaagcgcacccgaaaggccacaggtagccagtgcagtctgcgcaggagaggtgtcacatgggagccacgaggggctccctctatcacccgcgcagccgcattctggaccaactgcagcctccgggtgctcttcaaggggagccccatgtagagagcattgcagtaatccagacaagacgtcacgaaagcctgagtgaccgtgcatagggcatcccggtctagaaaggggcgcaactggcgaaccaggcgaacctggtaaaaagctctcctggagacggcttcctccctccctccctccctcccgctccctccttcctggAGCAGCCCTGAGTGGCTCTGTGGGGAGGGGGGCCCTTCTCTTGGGGGAGGGCAGGCAAGGCATGGAGGGTCAGCAAACTGGAAGGAAATTCCTGGGCCATCTCTGGGAGTTTCTCAATTGCTCCATAATTCAAGATTGACATTCCAAACAGACTAAAGGGCAAGGctggaattttctttctttctttctttctttctttctttctttctttctttctttctttctttctttctttctttctctttctctctctccctccctccctctcatttcattctctttctttctttctcttccttccttccctccctcccttccttcttgcctgcctgccttgttctgttcttttttctttttttctttctttccttctttctctttctttctttctttctctctctctctctctccctttctcatttcattctctttctttctttctcttccttccttccttccctccctcccttccttcttgcctgcctgccttgttctgttctttttttctttcctttctttctttccttctttctttctttctttctttccctccctcttttccttccttccctttccgcCCCTTCCCTGTttcatctctcttttttcttctttccttccttccctcctttcttgcttgcctgccttgttcttttcctttctttctttctttctttctttctttctttcttcctttcttttgtctattttctttctttctttctttctttgcctccctccctctcctccttccctttcctcctcttccctgtttcatctcattttttcttctttccttcctctttcttctttctttgtaacagagtaacagtgttggaagggactttagatgtcttgtagtccaaacccctgctcctctccttccctatcccttttccttccttccttccttccttccttccttccttccttccttccttccttccttccttccttccttccttccttccttccttccttccttcttctgtttcttctttctttgttatggaataatagagttggaagggattttggaggtctcctagtccaaacccctacttctctcctttccttccttccttccttccttccttccttccttccttccttccttccttccttccttccttccttccttccttccttccttctgaagggaacatatatactaaaatactagaattagtagaaaacttgctaatgatatttgatgtcttggtctcttgtttgtataactgcacatggtaaatatctgtttcccataacactgacatatatatattgtgcccttttgtggttagaacataaatatgccatcatggatggttatggaggtcacactgactaaattcctgaattgttactgatacctcatcccaccaatgacagtctctggaaattgtcagagtccatcatttgatctctccccaccccactctggctgagaacgtgtatgtcatcctccaggaaatcaagtggtaattaagaagacaaatggaaaagataacaccacagaaagaagtcagattacatacactgacccttactattgtgtgacccgatgtaaatccagaagttagtttacattcactgacttatactatgggaacatgcaaaccagattccagaatacgcagatgccagagttgaggatttatgactttttgggtataagaggacatcgctttctgtcataagttcgtagttcttccttgcatgtatgtatgcaccattatgtgtttggaacagctaaccatttaagcttgatcaagattaaatgctattttactcaagcctctgtttaagtctcttgattggcaggtatgagcttagacatattaataaatggactttacacttccttccttccttcctttctttctttctttctttctctctctctctttctctctctctctctctctccctccctctctctctctttctttctttctttctctggctGTATTTGATCAGAAAGATGCAGCCTCTATAAGAGGCTGCCAGGTTTCCAAGTTCTCCTCCATCCATGGAACTCGCCCCAAAATGAACCTGGAAAAAGGCCCCTTCAGGCTGCCTCCTGGAAGATGGAGGGTCACGCTAGCTCTTTCCAGCTTTAGCATTTCTGCATCTATTCCTGAATCCCTCTGGGAGGGATTTTTATTTCCCCATTCTCTACCACAGATTGGTTAACTATGAGGGCTAGAAACTTAACCGTTTAAAAGCTAATGTGGTACAGGTGGTCCTCCCCTTAGGACCACAATCGGggctagaatttccattgttaagctagatggttgttaaatgagtttcccCCGCTTttagctttcccccccccaaggtttttaagaaaatcattcccgttgttaagtgagtcacgcagTCATTAAGTAGAATCCCGCTTCCCCCAggaactttgcttgtcggaaggcagctgggaaggtcacatgaccccgggatgctgctaCCAAATTTTGGTTGCCGAGCAACCAAATTTTGGTCGTGTGACCGTAGGGATGTTTGCAAGTCCAAGGACCGTTGTAAGTCTCCTTCTTCAgtatcgtcgtaactttgaatggttgtaagttgaggactacctataacaccAGCTTCTAACGTgcagtggctttttttttgcatttgctgCAAATAATAGCACCTCACAAATTAAGCTATGCTTCTGTTCGTCCGTGAAAAGAAAGAGCCAGTCGTTTTGAtgccttaatttttatttttctttcttttgcaggTTCTGTTTACTTCAGAGCTGGAATCCCCTTTTTAGGTAAGGGAGGTTTCTGAATAATAATTCTATTATTATAGAATTAGCTGCTATCCAAGTCTAATTTTTAGCAGCTTTCCAAGTCTAATCGTTTTTAATTTAAAGAATGATTAATTACAGTCATCATCATCGtcgcccataatcccttgcgggtggAGTCTGGgagctgaatggagctagcagagtgttttactggccggatgcctttcctgtcgccaatgaggagttttgttcagcagatgtattctccttgtgcccagagagagagagaaatacctgcttctacctaggatcgaactcacagcctgctgattgtgaggcgagagctccacctcaagGCCACCACACCGCTCTTAATTAataatcacaacaatatataataatatatcaaaATAATGATGGAAAACAGAATTTTTACCCTCCGGGCAAAAGATTGGCCCCAGAAATGACCCGAGAGACTGtcaaaaagaaaattcaaaaaggTTGGCctccatctagtccaggggtgtccaaacttggtccctttaagacttttggacttcaactcccagagtccctcagccagcaaagctggctgaggaactctgggagttgaagtccaaaagtcttaaagggaccaagtttggacacccctgatctagtcaaaGCCCTGTCCATTTTTAACATGTTTTTTTATGATGGAAAGAGACTTTTGTTTGGCAATTCTACTTAGTATCTGGATTTATGGTTTTTTGGATCCCTGCTCTCAGACATTCCTGGTTTATCTAAGCCTAAACAGCATGGGGAGTTGTTGCTGCGTTTTgccgcattttatttatttaaataaatgtgttttttttttattttagaactTTTTAGGACTGACGATTCACTTTCATTCACTTTTCTCTCTAATAGCGGTAATCCTATCAGCAGGATTCATGTACTACTGCTATTGTAGAAGATCACGGTAAGCTCAGCTCTGTTCATTCTTAAAGTTGGCGATAGGTTTAAAGGGGTATTTCTCAAGCGCGGTCCCTTTAAGAAgcaaggacttccactcccagaattccctccggGGGTCTGGCTTCTCTAGATAAGACTCTATGGTCTCTGGAGGTCATTGGCTTTGTTTAACCAAGGGCATCAAGACAATGTTTCACAACCTGAGCcactttaagatggctggacttcaactcccagaattccctccggGTCTGGCTTCTCTAGATAAGACTCTATGGTCTCTGGAGGTCATTGGCTTTGTTTAACCAAGGGCATCAAGACAATGTTTCACAACCTGAGCcactttaagatggctggacttcaactcccaaaattccccctccccccagtctgGCTTCTCTAGATAAGACTCTATGGTTTCTGAAGCTCATtggctttaagacaggggtctccaaccttggtccctttaagacttgtggacttcaactcccagagttcctcagccagctttgctggctgagggactctgggagttgaagtccacaagtcttaaaggaccaaggttgagatcCTGCCTTAagacaatatttctcaacctgggccactttaagatggctggacttcaactccagaattccctcCGGGTCTGGCTTCTCTAGATAAGACTCTATGGTCTCTGGAGGTCATTGGCTTTGTTTAACCAAGGGCATCAAGACAATGTTTCACAACCTGAGCcactttaagatggctggacttcaactcccaaaattccccctccccccagtctgGCTTCTCTAGATAAGACTCTATGGTTTCTGGAGCTCATtggctttaagacaggggtctccaaccttggtccctttaagacttgtggacttcaactcccagagttcctcagccagctttgctggctgagggactctgggagttgaagtccacaagtcttaaagggaccaaggttggagatccctgccttaagacaatatttctcaacctgggccactttaagatggctggacttcaactcccagaactccccagccatcatggctgactggggaattctgggagttgaagtccatgcttcttaaagtggccacgCTTGAGAAAAATTGCTTTAAACTATATAAATCCCTTAGTTCAGTCTTTCCCAAACCCAGCTATATAGGGAGCTTCCCTCAAATTCCCAGCCTGCATTTCTCCAGTCTGTGGAAATCACCTACCTGTGCTGTCAAGCTTGAACTTGTAAAGAAATGGCTTGAATTCCCACGTctctggtgtttttttcccctcgttgtaatggcccagtttttccaAAACCAGGGATCAGCTGGCCAGCTCCTTCGACTTTTGCCCTTTCAAAGTTGTAATCTATCTCCTTGAACCGTTCCTGccccattttcttctttctgcaaATATATTGGGCCATTTTCTAAGACAGAGTTCTTCACC includes the following:
- the IL15RA gene encoding interleukin-15 receptor subunit alpha isoform X3; this encodes MLVCSMYRGKCGAPWPVANARIAYENSKKLRYTCVKNFKRKAGTSSLIFCEQDPTTHEYRWSRPPLVCIDMENAADGPRRAETTRPTQTTMSTNPASLSTRLYGSQTNSPIVVETSRFTDTPRRTAKPTPDSLGSTVTATPEGGRLTPGTISKSVTPSPRTTPFSPDESSKTQWTPRQITSAPSEGPPGNVTEPSDTSVLQKITGSVYFRAGIPFLAVILSAGFMYYCYCRRSRHPWRQPRVPSVEEIPMDPMGSKEGTPALAGDSPDPGPVNEEDPMLTGLPPPVE